ACCCGGTGTTATAAGATGTAAAATCCAGGGTGCCAGAAGGGCGAATGTTCCCGAAATTAGAAAAACAGCAATGGTCTGCAAGTTCAACATTCCTGACGCCAATTTCCAGGCGTCATCCTCCTTTTCAGTCGAGTGCAAACTGGTAAAAACCGGAATAAATGCGGCAGAAAGAGCTCCCAAGACAAGAAGATTATAGACGAGATCTGGTATCCGGAAAGCGGCGTAATAAACATCCAGGGTATCTCCGGCTCCGAACTGGGCCGCTAAAATGCGGTCGCGAAACAAACCTAAAAGGCGGCTGGCAATTCCCGCCGCCGCGATAATAAAAGCCGCCGCCGTGACTGACTCGGTGGGCTTACCGTTTAAGATTTTATTGTTGATGAATTTTCTGATCACAATAATTCGCTTATCTTTTTTCTAAAAACACCAATCCTAAAAATTTGTCAACTTCCAAATTGGCGCTGTATTCCAATTTGCCATCCGCTATTTGAACATTTTCCGGATAACTCCAAGCCACTTGGAATCCCTGCGAATAGTGCACCATTGTCTTTAGTTTGCTGCCGATGCTCCCTGATTGTTTTTGAACTAGCAAAGAATAAGAATTGGCTGGCTTGTCAGACGAGAAAGATATTCTGAAAGGTAGAAGATATTTATACTTAACAACCACTGTTTCCCCGGGACTCACGTAAGTCCAATTAGCAAAAACGGTTTTTTCCGCTTCCTCATAGGTTCTTATTCCCGTTTCCTGGTTGATATCCATATCCTGCTCTTCCCTTTGAACATCCGGATCGCGCCTGAAATTTAGTGTGTCGTAATCAAGCGGCGGCTCAGTGAACTCTCTTGTTTGCCCTTCTGCCTCAAGAAGTTTCGAACCAAAGGGAACATAAACCCGCATATAATCCGCGTTGACCTTATTCCACCATTCATACTGGCTATTACCGCCGGTGTGTTTTCGAGTAATAGTTACGGTGTCAATAATGGATCCGTCTGGTTGAATGTCGGCAGCGTGTTCAATGGTTTCTTCTATCACTCCGTCGGTCTTGTAGCCGTTGATGTTGGTGTTTATGACACTCAAGTAATCTTTTGAAGTGTCCAGTATTTCTCCCGACCATCCTTGGCTGGAAATCAGCCGCTCTAACTTTTCGTTTTGGGAGTAAAGCAAGATCTGTTTTTGGTTCAGGCCTTCAATGAAAACGTTCAGGGCCTGGGACATATTTTTCCAGTCCTTCAGGTTGAAAAGGCGGTCGAGTATGATTGGAGCGAGATCGGAAAGTATCTTTTTTGGTTGATTTTCCTCTTTATCGTAATCAATTTCAACTTCCTGCTGGATAGCTTCAATGAAGTTGACCGAATCAATCGTTACTCCATAGTCGCTCATTTCAATCGGTCCGGTAATTTCCAAAAGTTTTTGCATCACGGTGGGCGTAAGAGTGATTACTCCATCCACCGTCGGTCCCCCTGTCTTTTCGTAAAAAAGCACGGCTTTCCTGGCCGAAGCGGGAAAATCCGGCCACCAATTGCTGTCATGCAAACTCCAAGCGGCACTGATTTTCTGAATTGGCCCGGGTGGGACAATCTTATCCTTCAGTTGCCCGTCGGGGTTGAAAATCCCGTCAACAAAAAACCGGCGAATACGGCCGTTATTAATGTCCATGAGGCCATAACTTCCAATAAAGCCGCCGGTTGGCCGCATTTCCTGATTGTTCTGGAAGAGAAATAAATACTTGCGCGGACCATTGCCGCCGAGCATATCCACAAAAACGTCGCTGTTGGCTAAAAATTCGTCAATGAAGACAATGGCTGGCGGCAGTTTGCTCTTCACGGCCAGAAAGGATGAGCGTTTATCTTCCGGAATATCGTCAATATTTATTTTTTCAAAATTTTCATTGGCTTTTTTCAGTTCCCCTTTGGCTGTTTCCATATCCTTTTGCGTTTTCTGGAAAAGCTCAAGAATTGAAACTGACACCGCGTCAGTACTGGTCATAGGATTTTCCAATGAGTTCAAGGTTTTGGCCACCTCACTAAGCGTTTCTCCGGCCAGTGATACGTGTTCGCCCGCCTCCAGCGCGTTCTTTCCTGAGGACAATTGAGAAGCAAAGGGTATGAATCGGCTGATTTCAGCGAGTGTTCCGCTAATTTCATCAAGGTTACGGGAGGCCTGAAAAAAATTCTCATAAGCCCGGCGGAAATTCAAAGAGGACGATTCAAAGTTTTGCTTTTTGATATCATCTATCGCTGATGTTAAATTGTTAAAACCGGCGGTGCTGACACCCAAGACGCTTCTTTTTAAGTTCAGGCCTTTTCCTGCTAAAGTTACCGCTCCAGTAATAAATCCAATGAGTAAGACCGCTAAAGCGAAGGAATAACTTAATTTTTTAAAATTGAAAGAGTACGAGAACCTCGCCGGCAGAAAAAAATCGGAGAAGCTAAATTTTTCTCCAATATTTTTTGTTTTTTCATTCTTATAAACTACTTCTTCAATTTTAGTTAGTTCATCCTCTGTGTCTTCTATGATAATTTGTTCCTGGTATTTTGTAACTGGTTTAATTTCCGCCGGCTCAACAGCGACTGACTCAACTTCGGACATTTCAATTTCTGGTTCGGTTTCTAGCGTTTCAGCGCCAACGTATTCCAATACATCGGGTGAAATTTCAAAAAAAACAGGAACCTCTTCGCTTTTAAATATTTTGCCAAACTGATAGAGTTTCGCCTTTTTCCTTCTGGGTTTGTTCTTTATCACCCGGGTTCCGGTTTTGACCGAGACAGGAATAGCCGGCGGTTCTTTGTATCTTTGGATGGCAGGTTCTTGCGGTTCCGTTATATATTCTTGGGGCAAGGATTGCCAAAAGGAAATGCGACGCGATCGGATGTAAACTATTTTTTCTACTTTTTTGATTTTTTCCCAGTCCAAATCACCAGTTGAGTCAACCGGACGAATGTCAAACATTTGTGAAATAATACGACTTCGGGACATAAT
The window above is part of the Candidatus Moraniibacteriota bacterium genome. Proteins encoded here:
- a CDS encoding DUF4012 domain-containing protein, translating into MSRSRIISQMFDIRPVDSTGDLDWEKIKKVEKIVYIRSRRISFWQSLPQEYITEPQEPAIQRYKEPPAIPVSVKTGTRVIKNKPRRKKAKLYQFGKIFKSEEVPVFFEISPDVLEYVGAETLETEPEIEMSEVESVAVEPAEIKPVTKYQEQIIIEDTEDELTKIEEVVYKNEKTKNIGEKFSFSDFFLPARFSYSFNFKKLSYSFALAVLLIGFITGAVTLAGKGLNLKRSVLGVSTAGFNNLTSAIDDIKKQNFESSSLNFRRAYENFFQASRNLDEISGTLAEISRFIPFASQLSSGKNALEAGEHVSLAGETLSEVAKTLNSLENPMTSTDAVSVSILELFQKTQKDMETAKGELKKANENFEKINIDDIPEDKRSSFLAVKSKLPPAIVFIDEFLANSDVFVDMLGGNGPRKYLFLFQNNQEMRPTGGFIGSYGLMDINNGRIRRFFVDGIFNPDGQLKDKIVPPGPIQKISAAWSLHDSNWWPDFPASARKAVLFYEKTGGPTVDGVITLTPTVMQKLLEITGPIEMSDYGVTIDSVNFIEAIQQEVEIDYDKEENQPKKILSDLAPIILDRLFNLKDWKNMSQALNVFIEGLNQKQILLYSQNEKLERLISSQGWSGEILDTSKDYLSVINTNINGYKTDGVIEETIEHAADIQPDGSIIDTVTITRKHTGGNSQYEWWNKVNADYMRVYVPFGSKLLEAEGQTREFTEPPLDYDTLNFRRDPDVQREEQDMDINQETGIRTYEEAEKTVFANWTYVSPGETVVVKYKYLLPFRISFSSDKPANSYSLLVQKQSGSIGSKLKTMVHYSQGFQVAWSYPENVQIADGKLEYSANLEVDKFLGLVFLEKR